From Carassius gibelio isolate Cgi1373 ecotype wild population from Czech Republic chromosome B23, carGib1.2-hapl.c, whole genome shotgun sequence, the proteins below share one genomic window:
- the LOC128011235 gene encoding protein-glutamine gamma-glutamyltransferase K-like, translated as MSRFNRSTTGVPSASVSAAATPDTLLTVLSVDFLKSKDGPNRREHHTDAYFSDKLIVRRGQTFQMWIEFSRPFNPRSDNLQLQLKLEPIFSSSTGILISVPLVDVLEDGRWEMKIVEQKDKRVRLAVNTLPAASIGCYKVTVESFSPKGKLLFPCTPNDVYLLFNPWCEDDAVYLDNEAERKEYVLNSMGRIYYGTEQQIGTRTWNFAQFEQEILEACLFILERGQVAMTEWRDPVIVSRMISALVNSNDDYGVLMGSWKDSYEGGTSPTAWSGSGDILRQYYKSSGKPVRYAQCWVYAGVTNSVLRCLGIPTRCVTNFNSAHDTDLSLTTDIYIDDKLEIIKDKTSDSVWNFHVWNESWMTRPDLPAGYGGWQVVDATPQEPSQGSYRCGPTSVFAVRNGHVELKFDTPFVFAEVNSDRIYWQKKPDGSFSQVNVEKNSIGQSISTKAVGSDARVDITHLYKYPEGSAEERIAVERASRFGSKPTLYPSPTSNDVSVEFVMDGEGPRIGGDAKLSIILKNRSSSQRTASLLCEVMVMYYTGVLKSTVKKDRIPLNLRPQETKVIPWTLQYVEYMNHLVDQGALNLAVTGRVNETQQILATQFNFRLRTPDLIITPLGDAVVGKELTVKITFQNPLSQVLRNVLFRIEGLGMQSVRKVAYGDVDKLATVTLTEKFVPTVAGSQKLLASMDCRLLTQVHGVADIVVKPK; from the exons ATGTCTCGATTTAACCGCAGCACTACTGGAGTCCCCAGTGCCAGTGTTTCTGCAGCTGCGACTCCAg ACACACTTCTGACGGTTCTCTCCGTCGACTTCCTGAAATCCAAGGATGGGCCGAACCGCCGCGAGCATCACACAGACGCTTACTTCAGCGACAAGCTGATCGTCCGCAGAGGACAGACCTTCCAGATGTGGATCGAGTTCTCCAGACCCTTCAACCCCAGATCTGACAATCTGCAGCTGCAGCTGAAGTTAG AGCCCATCTTCAGCAGCAGCACTGGGATTCTCATCTCTGTCCCGTTAGTGGACGTCCTGGAAGACGGCCGCTGGGAGATGAAGATTGTGGAGCAGAAAGACAAGCGTGTGCGGCTGGCGGTCAACACTCTTCCGGCCGCCTCCATCGGCTGCTACAAGGTGACCGTGGAGTCTTTCTCACCCAAGGGCAAGCTGCTGTTCCCCTGCACCCCCAACGACGTCTACCTGCTCTTCAACCCCTGGTGTGAAG ATGATGCCGTGTATCTGGATAATGAAGCAGAGAGGAAAGAGTACGTCCTGAACAGCATGGGCAGAATTTACTACGGAACTGAGCAGCAGATTGGAACCAGAACATGGAACTTTGCCCAG tttgaacAGGAGATCCTGGAAGCATGTCTGTTCATTCTGGAGAGAGGTCAGGTGGCTATGACCGAATGGAGAGATCCAGTGATTGTGTCCAGAATGATATCTGCTCTG GTGAACTCCAACGATGACTACGGTGTTCTGATGGGTAGCTGGAAGGACAGCTATGAGGGCGGGACGTCCCCCACGGCCTGGAGCGGCAGCGGGGACATCCTGAGACAGTATTAcaaaagctcagggaaacctgtcAGATACGCTCAGTGCTGGGTCTATGCAGGGGTCACCAATTCTG TGTTGAGATGTCTTGGTATTCCCACCCGCTGTGTGACCAACTTCAACTCGGCTCACGACACGGACCTTTCCTTGACCACAGACATTTATATTGATGACAAGCTGGAAATAATCAAAGACAAGACCAGCGACTCTGTCTG GAACTTCCACGTGTGGAACGAGTCCTGGATGACCCGTCCGGACCTCCCGGCTGGTTACGGCGGGTGGCAGGTGGTGGACGCGACCCCTCAGGAGCCCAGCCAGGGTTCGTACCGCTGCGGTCCCACTTCTGTTTTCGCCGTCCGCAACGGACACGTCGAGCTGAAATTTGACACTCCGTTTGTCTTTGCTGAA GTGAACAGTGACAGGATCTACTGGCAGAAGAAACCTGATGGAAGCTTCAGTCAGGTTAATGTGGAGAAGAACTCCATCGGTCAGAGCATCAGCACTAAAGCTGTGGGATCTGATGCTCGTGTGGACATCACACACCTCTACAAATACCCAGAAG GTTCAGCGGAGGAGCGCATTGCTGTGGAAAGGGCCAGTCGCTTCGGCTCCAAACCCACTTTGTATCCGTCTCCCACCAGCAATGACGTGAGCGTTGAGTTTGTCATGGACGGGGAAGGACCTCGTATCGGTGGAGATGCCAAACTCTCCATCATCCTGAAGAACAGGAGCTCAAGTCAGCGCACGGCCAGTCTGCTGTGTGAGGTGATGGTCATGTACTACACCGGCGTGCTGAAATCCACTGTGAAGAAGGATCGGATCCCTCTCAACCTCAGACCACAAGAGA CCAAGGTTATTCCTTGGACTCTGCAGTATGTGGAGTACATGAACCATCTGGTGGACCAGGGCGCTCTGAATCTGGCGGTCACCGGACGGGTCAACGAGACACAACAGATTCTGGCCACACAGTTCAACTTCAGGCTGCGCACACCAGACCTCATCATCACT CCTCTAGGGGACGCTGTGGTGGGTAAAGAGCTGACAGTCAAGATCACGTTCCAGAACCCTCTGTCACAAGTGTTGAGGAACGTTCTGTTCCGTATAGAGGGATTGGGAATGCAGAGCGTCAGGAAGGTCGCGTATGG TGATGTGGATAAGCTTGCGACGGTTACACTGACAGAGAAGTTTGTCCCCACTGTCGCCGGCTCTCAGAAGCTCCTGGCATCGATGGACTGCCGTCTGCTCACTCAAGTGCACGGAGTCGCTGATATTGTGGTCAAACCAAAGTAA